A region of Ornithodoros turicata isolate Travis chromosome 5, ASM3712646v1, whole genome shotgun sequence DNA encodes the following proteins:
- the LOC135394613 gene encoding Bardet-Biedl syndrome 7 protein homolog, whose translation MELELNRVDYLQVDVNSRKCTRLLPAAEPKACQKVVVANEAGVVHCFGIKKGEVQTIFKTLPGAKVTRIQLGGSIGSVQDKIFVSAGSEVYGVTKKGKQFLRFDTNITDTITSMCVCGNNLMVCSDYVYNHYLDCQDTNYYLCSDKINDMIVLPLTKVKSLIPVLACQDRVVRVLKDSKCQLEIEVPGPASALALYQNDGGASGTEILYGTSDGQLGLISIENMKVTKVWELENTEQQGGITCMDSYDIMGDGVKDLIVGRNDGEVQVYICNDTEMPVLRFSYNCGESITSVQGGVVGNAGYDEILVTTYSGKVFGLSSENLEKRLDPNYLLISPEAAQKIFKLREEVEELEQKVARERENYQQSTYSEKGTLSAVPYFNINDSFVLNHNDASYTLSIEVQTAIDVVMLQSNVPVDLLESEKNSAVVSYSPCDPENGNYLLVTYRCQANTSRLEVKVRSIEGQFGSLKAYITPRLQPKCCQVRDYRIKPLSLHRRTHTADDSVPLNVLKLNGSFSLGEMHSWIVLSLPEVAEKTVTEDSVSVYFVSAFLGTVLHCYYRKGEAVFKSDNISTISILKDVLTKEATRKKISLDISCDINDDSIEHVLKLIHPKLEYQLILAKKVQLIDALKELSVHEGNTDFLAPEYKGILEDAEQLQKEFKRQPCHLERLYGMITDLYIDVYKFKGVSVKSKVPQLLQILDNYDPDSLIEFFQSKV comes from the exons ATGGAACTGGAACTAAACAGAGTCGACTACTTGCAG GTTGACGTCAATTCTCGAAAATGTACCCGACTTCTACCAGCCGCAGAACCCAAAGCCTGCCAGAAG GTGGTTGTCGCAAATGAGGCTGGCGTAGTACACTGCTTTGGCATCAAAAAGGGTGAAGTTCAG ACCATATTCAAGACGCTCCCCGGAGCCAAAGTAACGCGCATTCAACTCGGCGGTTCCATCGGTTCCGTACAAGATAAAATTTTCGTTTCTGCTGGCAGTGAAGTGTACGGAGTgaccaagaaaggaaaacagtTTCTGCGGTTTGACACCAACATTACAGACACCATCACATCTAT GTGTGTTTGTGGAAACAACCTGATGGTGTGCAGTGACTATGTGTACAACCATTACCTTGATTGCCAAGACACTAACTACTACCTGTGCAGCGACAAGATCAATGACATGATTGTACTACCTTTGACGAAGGTGAAAAGCCTAATTCCTGTACTGGCTTGTCAGGATAGAGTCGTGAGAGTGCTCAAG GACTCCAAGTGCCAGCTGGAAATTGAAGTTCCAGGGCCTGCATCAGCATTGGCATTGTATCAGAATGATGGTG GTGCGTCGGGTACAGAAATACTTTACGGTACAAGCGACGGACAGCTAGGACTCATCTCGATTGAGAA CATGAAAGTAACCAAGGTGTGGGAGCTTGAAAACACTGAGCAGCAAGGTGGAATTACATGCATGGATAGCTACGATATTATGGGAGACGGTGTGAAGGACCTTATAGTCGGCCGAAATGACGGCGAGGTTCAAGTGTACATCTGCAATGACACCGAGATGCCCGTGCTACGATTTTCATAC AACTGTGGAGAGAGCATCACTTCGGTTCAAGGAGGTGTCGTTGGGAATGCAGGATACGATGAAATACTCGTTACCACGTATAGCG GGAAGGTGTTTGGTCTTTCCTCTGAGAATCTCGAAAAACGATTGGATCCAAACTACCTGCTTATCTCTCCCGAAGCGGCGCAGAAAATTTTTAAGTTAAG AGAAGAGGTTGAAGAATTGGAACAGAAAGTAGCTCGTGAGAGGGAGAACTACCAGCAGTCGACCTACTCTGAGAAAGGAACACTCTCTGCTGTTCCTTACTTCAACATCAATGATTCCTTTGTGCTGAACCATAATGATGCCTCCTACACATTGTCCATTGAAGTGCAGACAGCAATTGATGTTGTGATGCTCCAG AGTAATGTACCTGTTGACCTTCTGGAGAGTGAGAAAAATTCTGCGGTTGTAAGTTACAGCCCGTGTGACCCTGAG AATGGCAACTACCTGCTTGTTACGTACCGTTGTCAAGCAAATACCTCCCGTTTGGAAGTAAAAGTCCGATCCATAGAAGGGCAGTTCGGATCTCTCAAGGCATACATCACTCCCCGGTTGCAGCCCAAGTGCTGCCAAGTGCGAGATTACAGAATCAAACCCCTTTCGCTTCACAGAAGGACGCACACAGCAGATGACAGCGT GCCCCTGAATGTCCTGAAGCTGAATGGTTCATTCAGCCTTGGTGAAATGCACTCTTGGATTGTGCTTAGCTTACCTGAGGTAGCTGAAAAAACAGTAACGGAAGATTCTGTGTCCGTATACTTTGTTTCTGCATTCCTGGGCACAGTGCTGCACTGCTATTACAG GAAAGGAGAGGCCGTTTTCAAGTCTGACAACATCTCAACGATTTCAATCCTGAAAGATGTGCTTACTAAAGAAGCAACAAGGAAAAAGATTAGCCTGGATATTTCATGTG ATATCAATGATGACAGCATTGAGCATGTCCTGAAATTGATTCACCCTAAACTGGAGTACCAACTTATCCTTGCCAAGAAAGTGCAGTTGATTGATGCTCTCAAA GAGCTCTCAGTTCATGAGGGAAACACAGATTTTTTGGCTCCAGAATATAAGGGTATATTAGAAGATGCCGAACAACTGCAGAAAGAATTCAAACGCCAGCCATGCCACTTAGAACGACTATATG gaATGATCACTGACCTGTACATAGATGTTTACAAGTTCAAGGGGGTAAGCGTGAAGAGCAAAGTGCCACAGCTTCTTCAAATTCTTGACAACTATGATCCTGATTCTCTGATTGAGTTTTTCCAGAGCAAAGTATAG